One Roseimicrobium gellanilyticum DNA window includes the following coding sequences:
- a CDS encoding GNAT family N-acetyltransferase yields MKPHLGKCHIRLIKDVDYSTMEGIYLGHEGVDMPLGYFELFKNTIRDESVIYVVAEADGRIVGGGGIAYFESGYHASLLFGIVERSKCRMGFGTSILLSRLFCISSILPGCQLSLEATEWTSDFFARIGFIWHGNEEDERGNRFLHGSQMIYASDKETFRALLNMGGVTVDTTVSDRIQSEHKNESIRRSAV; encoded by the coding sequence ATGAAACCCCACCTCGGCAAATGTCATATCCGCCTAATCAAGGATGTGGACTACTCGACCATGGAGGGAATCTACCTAGGTCACGAAGGCGTGGATATGCCATTGGGATATTTTGAGTTGTTCAAGAACACCATACGTGATGAAAGCGTCATCTATGTTGTTGCCGAAGCCGACGGTCGCATTGTCGGCGGTGGCGGGATAGCGTACTTTGAATCAGGCTATCACGCGTCCCTGCTTTTTGGCATCGTGGAACGAAGCAAATGCCGAATGGGTTTTGGAACGTCCATTTTACTTTCCCGTCTTTTCTGTATTTCCAGTATCCTTCCAGGATGTCAGTTGTCGCTTGAGGCGACAGAATGGACGTCAGACTTCTTTGCCAGAATTGGATTCATCTGGCACGGAAACGAGGAAGATGAACGAGGAAACCGATTTCTGCATGGTTCGCAGATGATTTATGCCAGCGACAAGGAGACGTTTCGCGCACTGCTGAATATGGGAGGTGTAACCGTCGACACAACGGTTTCGGATAGAATCCAGTCAGAACACAAGAATGAGAGCATCCGACGCTCCGCCGTCTGA
- a CDS encoding zinc ribbon domain-containing protein: MSELTALRKFPCPACGAEAEWNPTKQMLVCPFCGTQSPAEIKSDGTLVEENDLIAALRALPEDQRGWAAEKKTVRCQNCNAISVFDEKRVAQRCDFCGSPSLIAVDDMKSPVRPAGLLAFTVANTKVREDIRQWYGSHWFAPNNLKDKALTDTLHGVYLPYWTFDAHVAADWTAEAGYRYTVRGSDGKSETRIRWEHASGALEHFFDDLLIPASQGVHQNLLAKLEPFPTTAELKPYDPGYVSGWVVEQYQIDLVAAAQASRARMDGEVRSMCGSQVPGDTHRNLRVQADYSAQTFKHILLPVWLLTYNYGHKTYQVTVNGATGKVAGEYPISWVKVTLVVIAVLIVIIIFAALQGK, translated from the coding sequence ATGTCCGAGCTCACCGCCCTCCGCAAATTCCCCTGTCCTGCCTGTGGCGCCGAGGCAGAGTGGAATCCCACCAAACAGATGCTGGTCTGCCCTTTCTGCGGCACTCAGTCACCTGCGGAGATCAAGAGCGATGGCACCTTGGTCGAGGAGAATGACCTCATCGCTGCCCTCCGCGCGCTCCCGGAAGATCAACGGGGCTGGGCTGCGGAAAAAAAGACGGTGCGTTGCCAGAATTGCAACGCCATCTCTGTCTTCGATGAGAAACGTGTGGCACAACGTTGTGACTTCTGTGGCTCCCCTTCTCTCATTGCGGTGGATGACATGAAGTCACCCGTAAGACCTGCTGGACTGCTGGCCTTCACCGTCGCCAACACCAAAGTGCGCGAAGACATCCGGCAGTGGTACGGCAGCCACTGGTTTGCGCCAAACAATCTCAAGGACAAGGCTCTCACGGATACACTGCATGGTGTGTACCTGCCGTATTGGACCTTTGATGCCCATGTGGCTGCGGATTGGACGGCAGAGGCCGGCTACCGCTACACCGTGCGCGGTTCAGATGGGAAATCTGAAACCCGCATTCGCTGGGAGCATGCCAGTGGAGCCTTGGAACATTTCTTTGATGACCTGCTCATTCCCGCTTCCCAAGGCGTGCATCAGAACCTGCTCGCCAAGCTGGAGCCTTTCCCCACCACCGCGGAGTTGAAGCCCTATGATCCCGGCTACGTTTCCGGGTGGGTGGTGGAGCAGTACCAGATCGACCTCGTTGCAGCCGCCCAGGCTTCACGTGCCCGCATGGATGGCGAAGTGCGCAGCATGTGCGGGAGCCAGGTGCCAGGAGACACGCATCGCAATCTCCGCGTGCAGGCCGACTATTCCGCACAGACCTTCAAGCATATCCTTCTCCCCGTCTGGCTGCTCACCTACAACTACGGTCACAAGACCTACCAGGTCACCGTGAACGGCGCGACGGGCAAGGTCGCGGGTGAGTATCCTATCTCCTGGGTCAAGGTCACCCTCGTGGTGATCGCCGTGCTGATCGTGATCATCATCTTCGCCGCACTGCAGGGAAAATAA
- a CDS encoding Gfo/Idh/MocA family protein, with the protein MKRIPRPTRRQFLTASAAAIGFPTIVPSSVFGQNAPSKKITMAVFGWGMMGPGNTNSFLNESDCQVVAACDVDKKNLEAALTKINGHYKNTDCKGYHDYREVMARKDIDTVMLALPDNWHALTAVEAAKNGKDIYGEKPLARTIAEQQAIVKAVQKYNRIWQTGSWQRSQDNFRIAAEIVRNGLIGKLQRVEVGLPSGHNDFAGTKDKMQVTPPPAHLDYNFWIGPSQMEDYIEGRVHKNWRWNYNIGGGQLLDWIGHHCDIAHWGMDMDRSGPSEVKPIQVDFPPAGSVWNTATKYRSECTYPGGVVMTIAGGHPDIKMGTKWIGTDGWVWVDRSGFDCSKDELKQKIQKREGDKVVEAFKAPKLGEDVIKNPLYKSPGHHRNFLDCVKSRQPTITPVETAHRSATPGHLSLISLILNRSIKWDAEKEVILGDEDATKLLTRPYRGDWKLEV; encoded by the coding sequence ATGAAACGCATTCCTCGCCCCACACGCCGCCAGTTTCTCACCGCGAGCGCCGCTGCCATCGGCTTCCCCACCATCGTGCCGTCCTCGGTTTTTGGGCAGAACGCGCCCTCCAAGAAGATCACCATGGCCGTTTTCGGCTGGGGCATGATGGGCCCGGGAAACACCAACAGTTTCCTCAACGAATCCGATTGCCAGGTCGTGGCCGCCTGTGACGTGGACAAGAAGAACCTCGAAGCCGCGCTCACGAAAATCAACGGCCACTACAAGAACACCGACTGCAAGGGCTACCACGACTACCGCGAGGTCATGGCCCGCAAGGACATCGATACCGTCATGCTCGCTCTGCCGGACAACTGGCACGCCCTCACTGCCGTGGAAGCGGCGAAGAACGGCAAGGACATCTACGGTGAAAAGCCCCTCGCCCGCACCATCGCAGAGCAGCAGGCGATCGTGAAGGCAGTGCAAAAGTACAATCGAATCTGGCAGACCGGCTCCTGGCAACGCTCTCAGGACAACTTCCGCATTGCCGCGGAGATCGTTCGCAACGGCCTCATCGGAAAACTCCAGCGCGTGGAAGTGGGCCTTCCCTCCGGCCACAACGACTTCGCCGGAACGAAGGACAAGATGCAGGTGACTCCCCCACCCGCGCATCTGGACTACAACTTCTGGATTGGTCCGTCGCAGATGGAGGACTACATCGAAGGCCGCGTGCACAAGAACTGGCGCTGGAATTACAACATCGGCGGCGGCCAGCTTCTCGACTGGATCGGTCACCACTGCGACATCGCCCACTGGGGCATGGATATGGATCGCTCCGGTCCGAGCGAGGTGAAGCCCATTCAGGTGGATTTCCCACCTGCCGGGTCTGTGTGGAATACCGCCACCAAGTACCGCTCTGAGTGCACCTACCCCGGCGGTGTGGTCATGACCATCGCGGGCGGCCATCCCGACATCAAGATGGGCACCAAGTGGATCGGTACCGATGGCTGGGTGTGGGTGGACCGCAGCGGCTTCGATTGCTCCAAGGACGAGCTCAAGCAGAAGATCCAAAAGCGCGAAGGCGACAAGGTCGTGGAAGCCTTCAAGGCGCCGAAGCTCGGCGAGGACGTCATCAAGAATCCTCTCTACAAGAGTCCCGGTCACCATCGGAACTTCCTCGACTGCGTGAAGTCCCGCCAGCCCACCATCACCCCCGTGGAAACCGCCCACCGCAGCGCCACTCCCGGTCACCTCTCACTGATTTCGCTCATCCTCAATCGCAGCATCAAGTGGGATGCGGAGAAGGAAGTGATCCTCGGAGACGAAGACGCCACGAAGCTGCTAACGCGGCCGTATCGTGGAGATTGGAAGCTGGAGGTGTAG
- a CDS encoding SPFH and helix-turn-helix domain-containing protein yields the protein MGLMDYLKGQFLEIIQWTDDSRDTLSWRFPDEDKEIKRGAQLIVRESQVAQFVYLGQFGDTFGPGKHTLTTDNIPILSTLKGWKYGFESPFKADVYYVTTRLFTGNKWGTSNPIMMRDQDFGIVRVRAFGTFDFRIVDPKLFLKEVAGSDHHFRLDEFADTMRSRLVSIFSDALASAKIPVLDLATRYAEMGEALLPAINPALQSKYGIEFTSFILENASVPPEVEQAIDKRSSMSAIGNLNDYVKFQMAEGMAKGGGAGAPAEMAMGFAMAQEMMKSTNLSPGGGPPPLPGGAPAAAAGAPAAAGAGLPEILTPAQVAGVLGVTEADVIASIDSGDLKGKKIGSAYRVTRGALDEFLKH from the coding sequence ATGGGCCTGATGGATTATCTCAAAGGACAGTTCCTGGAAATCATCCAGTGGACGGACGACAGCCGTGATACGCTCTCCTGGCGCTTCCCGGACGAGGACAAGGAAATCAAGCGCGGCGCCCAGCTCATCGTGCGCGAGTCGCAAGTGGCGCAGTTCGTGTACCTCGGCCAGTTCGGCGACACCTTCGGCCCCGGCAAGCACACGCTGACGACCGACAATATTCCGATCCTCAGCACCCTGAAGGGCTGGAAATATGGCTTTGAGTCCCCCTTCAAGGCGGATGTGTACTACGTGACCACGCGTCTCTTCACGGGGAACAAGTGGGGCACGAGCAACCCCATCATGATGCGCGACCAGGACTTCGGCATCGTGCGTGTGCGCGCCTTCGGCACCTTCGACTTCCGCATTGTGGATCCGAAGCTCTTCCTCAAGGAAGTGGCCGGCTCCGACCATCATTTCCGTCTGGATGAATTTGCCGATACCATGCGCTCGCGCCTGGTGAGCATCTTCAGCGACGCCCTGGCCTCTGCGAAGATCCCAGTGCTGGACCTCGCCACCCGCTACGCGGAAATGGGTGAAGCACTCCTGCCCGCGATCAATCCCGCGCTGCAGAGCAAGTACGGCATCGAGTTCACCAGCTTCATCCTGGAAAATGCCAGCGTGCCGCCGGAAGTGGAGCAGGCCATTGACAAGCGCTCCAGCATGAGCGCGATCGGCAATCTGAACGACTACGTCAAATTCCAGATGGCCGAAGGCATGGCCAAGGGTGGTGGCGCGGGTGCTCCTGCCGAGATGGCCATGGGCTTCGCCATGGCGCAGGAGATGATGAAGTCCACGAATCTGAGCCCTGGTGGTGGACCTCCTCCCCTGCCTGGTGGCGCTCCCGCAGCAGCGGCCGGCGCCCCTGCCGCTGCTGGGGCAGGTCTGCCGGAAATCCTGACGCCCGCACAGGTCGCAGGAGTCCTCGGTGTGACTGAGGCGGACGTGATTGCCAGCATCGACTCCGGTGACCTCAAGGGTAAAAAAATCGGCAGTGCCTACCGCGTGACCCGCGGAGCTCTGGACGAGTTCCTGAAGCACTAG